A portion of the Babylonia areolata isolate BAREFJ2019XMU chromosome 4, ASM4173473v1, whole genome shotgun sequence genome contains these proteins:
- the LOC143281165 gene encoding uncharacterized protein LOC143281165 isoform X1, translated as MRSSLNLWRERISVPTQLLCSAVGTALCVSEHVTMIRALTTRMLRNVFRDLGAWPCTSRHPVLGGLSACRHSALSLPPSDGGNPPRPATPGAVSARLQSGGRVVTPADMPSALPEVDIPVESFATFLFRCCDRYSDRLAVSDHPTGRKYTYGELKKYAIRVASALHRQGFRKGDVITPFTINLPEFSILTLAAVCLGVIISPANPAYKAAELSHILTNNGACAIFTIPQLISEVREAIEDPDLPHNVKAVFTFGHAEPGCQFFNVLMEDDGKAFPENVDVDPMRDILVLPYSSGTTGMPKGVMLSHYNVIANMLQIRSMVPITPEDTTLGLLPFFHIYGFMVVQFCSFIEGAHMVTVPHFDPDMFLKAIHQNKVSVLHTVPPMVLFLSRHPSVAHYDLTSVSYMLAGAAPMGLPLMEECYARLGIPIFQGYGLTEGLVITADGSPGHPGTVGQVLPNTRVKMAHPETGEPVGVGEVGEICMKGPQRMLGYHNNQKATDDMIDKDGWLHSGDLGYLREDGQLVVEDRLKELIKYKGFQVPPAELESLLLTHPAVQDVGVIGVPSEEVGELPRAYVVLKPNIAATETDIVSFVEQNVSPAKRLRGGVEFLDEIPKSPSGKILRRLLRARVLQTD; from the exons ATGAGATCATCTCTCAACCTATGGAGAGAACGAATTTCAGTCCCAACACAGCTGCTTTGTAGTGCAGTTGGTACTGCTTTGTGTGTCAGTGAG CACGTCACAATGATCCGAGCACTGACGACGAGGATGCTGCGGAACGTCTTTCGGGACCTCGGGGCCTGGCCGTGCACCTCCCGACACCCTGTCCTGGGCGGCCTCTCGGCGTGCCGGCactccgctctctccctcccgccaAGTGATGGCGGCAACCCTCCACGGCCCGCAACCCCCGGGGCGGTGTCGGCCAGACTGCAGAGCGGAGGGCGAGTGGTCACCCCTGCCGACATGCCCAGCGCCCTGCCAGAGGTGGACATCCCTGTGGAGTCTTTCGCTACCTTCCTCTTCCGCTGCTGTGACCGGTACTCTGACAGACTGGCTGTG tctgaTCACCCCACAGGCCGGAAGTACACGTACGGAGAGCTGAAGAAATACGCCATCCGTGTGGCCAGTGCCCTCCACCGCCAGGGCTTCCGGAAAGGGGACGTCATCACTCCCTTCACCATCAACCTGCCAGAGTTCTCCATCCTGACCCTGGCCGCTGTCTGTCTCGGGGTGATTATCTCCCCTGCCAACCCCGCCTACAAGGCag CGGAGCTGAGTCACATTTTAACCAACAACGGAGCCTGTGCCATCTTCACAATTCCCCAGCTGATATCTGAAGTGCGCGAGGCTATCGAGGATCCAGATCTTCCCCACAATGTCAAG GCGGTGTTCACGTTTGGCCACGCGGAGCCGGGCTGCCAGTTCTTCAACGTCCTGATGGAGGATGATGGGAAGGCGTTCCCGGAGAACGTGGACGTGGATCCCATGAGGGACATCCTGGTTCTGCCCTACTCCAGCGGCACCACCGGCATGCCCAAAGGGGTCATGCTGTCACACTACAACGTCATTGCCAACATGCTGCAAAtcag GTCCATGGTGCCCATCACCCCAGAGGACACCACCCTAGGACTGCTGCCCTTCTTCCACATTTACGGCTTCATGGTGGTTCAGTTCTGCTCCTTCATTGAAGGCGCCCACATGGTGACCGTGCCGCACTTTGACCCGGACATGTTCCTCAAGGCCATCCACCAGAACAAG gtgtctgtgctgcacacggtaccccCCATGGTGCTGTTCCTCAGCAGACACCCCTCAGTGGCTCACTACGACCTCACCTCCGTCTCCTACATGCTGGCCGGAGCCGCGCCTATGGGACTTCCCCTCATGGAGGAGTGCTACGCCCGACTGGGGATTCCCATCTTCCAGG GGTACGGGCTGACGGAGGGTCTGGTGATCACTGCTGACGGCAGCCCGGGACATCCGGGAACTGTGGGACAGGTGCTGCCCAACACCAGGGTCAAG ATGGCCCACCCGGAGACGGGGGAgcctgtgggtgtgggggaggtgggggagatctGCATGAAGGGGCCGCAAAGGATGCTGGGATACCACAACAACCAGAAAGCCACGGACGACATGATTGACAAGGACGGCTGGCTCCATTCAG gtgatcTGGGCTACCTGAGAGAGGACGGTCAACTGGTGGTTGAGGATCGCTTGAAGGAACTCATCAAGTACAAAGGATTCCAG gtgCCCCCGGCCGAGCTGGAGAGTCTGTTGCTGACCCACCCGGCCGTGCAGGACGTGGGTGTGATCGGCGTGCCcagtgaggaggtgggggagctgCCCAGGGCTTACGTGGTCCTCAAACCCAACATTGCCGCCACGGAGACCGACATCGTTTCCTTCGTGGAAC AAAACGTCAGTCCTGCCAAAAGAttgcggggtggggtggaattCCTGGACGAGATCCCCAAATCCCCCAGCGGCAAGATCCTCCGACGTTTGCTGAGGGCCAGAGTCCTGCAGACGGACTGA
- the LOC143281165 gene encoding uncharacterized protein LOC143281165 isoform X2, whose translation MIRALTTRMLRNVFRDLGAWPCTSRHPVLGGLSACRHSALSLPPSDGGNPPRPATPGAVSARLQSGGRVVTPADMPSALPEVDIPVESFATFLFRCCDRYSDRLAVSDHPTGRKYTYGELKKYAIRVASALHRQGFRKGDVITPFTINLPEFSILTLAAVCLGVIISPANPAYKAAELSHILTNNGACAIFTIPQLISEVREAIEDPDLPHNVKAVFTFGHAEPGCQFFNVLMEDDGKAFPENVDVDPMRDILVLPYSSGTTGMPKGVMLSHYNVIANMLQIRSMVPITPEDTTLGLLPFFHIYGFMVVQFCSFIEGAHMVTVPHFDPDMFLKAIHQNKVSVLHTVPPMVLFLSRHPSVAHYDLTSVSYMLAGAAPMGLPLMEECYARLGIPIFQGYGLTEGLVITADGSPGHPGTVGQVLPNTRVKMAHPETGEPVGVGEVGEICMKGPQRMLGYHNNQKATDDMIDKDGWLHSGDLGYLREDGQLVVEDRLKELIKYKGFQVPPAELESLLLTHPAVQDVGVIGVPSEEVGELPRAYVVLKPNIAATETDIVSFVEQNVSPAKRLRGGVEFLDEIPKSPSGKILRRLLRARVLQTD comes from the exons ATGATCCGAGCACTGACGACGAGGATGCTGCGGAACGTCTTTCGGGACCTCGGGGCCTGGCCGTGCACCTCCCGACACCCTGTCCTGGGCGGCCTCTCGGCGTGCCGGCactccgctctctccctcccgccaAGTGATGGCGGCAACCCTCCACGGCCCGCAACCCCCGGGGCGGTGTCGGCCAGACTGCAGAGCGGAGGGCGAGTGGTCACCCCTGCCGACATGCCCAGCGCCCTGCCAGAGGTGGACATCCCTGTGGAGTCTTTCGCTACCTTCCTCTTCCGCTGCTGTGACCGGTACTCTGACAGACTGGCTGTG tctgaTCACCCCACAGGCCGGAAGTACACGTACGGAGAGCTGAAGAAATACGCCATCCGTGTGGCCAGTGCCCTCCACCGCCAGGGCTTCCGGAAAGGGGACGTCATCACTCCCTTCACCATCAACCTGCCAGAGTTCTCCATCCTGACCCTGGCCGCTGTCTGTCTCGGGGTGATTATCTCCCCTGCCAACCCCGCCTACAAGGCag CGGAGCTGAGTCACATTTTAACCAACAACGGAGCCTGTGCCATCTTCACAATTCCCCAGCTGATATCTGAAGTGCGCGAGGCTATCGAGGATCCAGATCTTCCCCACAATGTCAAG GCGGTGTTCACGTTTGGCCACGCGGAGCCGGGCTGCCAGTTCTTCAACGTCCTGATGGAGGATGATGGGAAGGCGTTCCCGGAGAACGTGGACGTGGATCCCATGAGGGACATCCTGGTTCTGCCCTACTCCAGCGGCACCACCGGCATGCCCAAAGGGGTCATGCTGTCACACTACAACGTCATTGCCAACATGCTGCAAAtcag GTCCATGGTGCCCATCACCCCAGAGGACACCACCCTAGGACTGCTGCCCTTCTTCCACATTTACGGCTTCATGGTGGTTCAGTTCTGCTCCTTCATTGAAGGCGCCCACATGGTGACCGTGCCGCACTTTGACCCGGACATGTTCCTCAAGGCCATCCACCAGAACAAG gtgtctgtgctgcacacggtaccccCCATGGTGCTGTTCCTCAGCAGACACCCCTCAGTGGCTCACTACGACCTCACCTCCGTCTCCTACATGCTGGCCGGAGCCGCGCCTATGGGACTTCCCCTCATGGAGGAGTGCTACGCCCGACTGGGGATTCCCATCTTCCAGG GGTACGGGCTGACGGAGGGTCTGGTGATCACTGCTGACGGCAGCCCGGGACATCCGGGAACTGTGGGACAGGTGCTGCCCAACACCAGGGTCAAG ATGGCCCACCCGGAGACGGGGGAgcctgtgggtgtgggggaggtgggggagatctGCATGAAGGGGCCGCAAAGGATGCTGGGATACCACAACAACCAGAAAGCCACGGACGACATGATTGACAAGGACGGCTGGCTCCATTCAG gtgatcTGGGCTACCTGAGAGAGGACGGTCAACTGGTGGTTGAGGATCGCTTGAAGGAACTCATCAAGTACAAAGGATTCCAG gtgCCCCCGGCCGAGCTGGAGAGTCTGTTGCTGACCCACCCGGCCGTGCAGGACGTGGGTGTGATCGGCGTGCCcagtgaggaggtgggggagctgCCCAGGGCTTACGTGGTCCTCAAACCCAACATTGCCGCCACGGAGACCGACATCGTTTCCTTCGTGGAAC AAAACGTCAGTCCTGCCAAAAGAttgcggggtggggtggaattCCTGGACGAGATCCCCAAATCCCCCAGCGGCAAGATCCTCCGACGTTTGCTGAGGGCCAGAGTCCTGCAGACGGACTGA
- the LOC143281685 gene encoding rhodopsin, GQ-coupled-like: MGTQVVAGVAVAVCCVLSLTVNTLALLVFLKRRRLRIRSHLLPLFHLAAVDLLAVVTWSAISVAIAVADWSPPAELCQAHAYFRTLWNMLHVHTLAVLAIERALRLVKPSRHVAIFVPQVVVFLLVGVWCFDILLSSIPHYGWMEFRLSQHQVQCVVDFTSSVAMLDFEFCVRLALPVFLLLLPCFVLAFCKVSWARREASVTGEILLETSPHCNGPAYGERVARFQKTFREVGVRAVKPTLGNKVFTPQGYVTDSDSDVDNVTAKDLRTPRKVYSLAKREYVLLKTYVVLSCVYVIMWLPYEVLTFVVNYEPDRSVPGWLATLFTCITHCTQFALPLVYLTYNPSFRRCFLKTLRCGGRRKT, translated from the coding sequence ATGGGCACACAGGTGGTTGCCGGAGTGGcggtggctgtgtgctgtgtgctgtccctGACTGTCAACACCCTcgccctcctcgtcttcctcaaACGCAGACGTCTCCGCATCcgctcccacctcctccccctcttccacctggCCGCCGTGGATTTGCTGGCTGTGGTCACGTGGTCTGCCATCTCCGTGGCGATCGCCGTCGCCGATTGGTCACCGCCGGCGGAATTGTGTCAGGCGCACGCGTACTTCAGGACGTTGTGGAACATGCTGCACGTGCACACTCTGGCCGTGCTGGCCATAGAACGGGCCCTCCGGTTGGTCAAGCCTTCGCGTCACGTGGCGATATTCGTGCcgcaggtggtggtgtttctgttggtgggtgtgtggtgttttgacATTCTGCTGTCCTCCATCCCCCACTACGGCTGGATGGAGTTCCGTCTGTCCCAGCACCAGGTGCAGTGTGTGGTGGACTTCACCTCCAGTGTCGCCATGCTGGACTTTGAGTTCTGCGTCCGCCTggccctccctgtcttcctcctcctcctgccctgcTTCGTCCTGGCCTTCTGCAAGGTGAGCTGGGCCCGGCGGGAGGCGTCGGTCACGGGGGAGATCCTGCTGGAGACCAGCCCCCACTGCAATGGGCCGGCCTATGGGGAGAGGGTGGCGCGCTTCCAAAAGACGTTCCGGGAGGTGGGGGTCCGCGCCGTCAAGCCTACCCTGGGCAACAAGGTCTTCACCCCCCAGGGCTACGTCACCGATTCCGACTCTGACGTCGACAACGTCACCGCCAAGGACCTGAGGACCCCTCGGAAGGTCTACTCCCTGGCCAAGCGAGAGTACGTGCTGCTGAAGACTTACGTCGTCCTGTCGTGTGTTTACGTCATCATGTGGCTTCCATACGAGGTCTTGACCTTCGTGGTGAACTATGAACCGGATAGGAGCGTCCCTGGTTGGTTGGCTACCTTGTTCACGTGCATCACGCATTGCACGCAGTTTGCGCTGCCGCTGGTCTATCTGACTTACAACCCGTCTTTCCGGAGGTGTTTCTTGAAGACGCTGCGCTGTGGAGGACGGCGTAAAACATAA